In Lepisosteus oculatus isolate fLepOcu1 chromosome 29, fLepOcu1.hap2, whole genome shotgun sequence, the genomic window CAAAAGGTGAGGATATATTCCCACATAGCCGGAATATTTTGTAGTTTAAGCACGCTCGGAAAATACTCCGGCAAAAGTGGAGAAAAATTCCCAGGAAGCAACGTCATCACGTTTCTGTGGTCCCATTATTAACTCCAGCAATTCAAGTCAAAGAAGCGGAACAACTAAAAAATTGGTTTAATATAAtatgaagataaaaaaataaaagaactaaTGAGTTGTGACAACAGATCATGAATGAATTTAATCATTAcctggaatatttttttctttcctaacTAAGATTACTGATTCCTCAAATGACAAGCAGGATGTAGTCCAATACTGGTGCCAGCCTCTTCTGCTATATGTGGAATTTGTTTCAGATTTAATATAGATAGCATTCTATACTCATATAAAACTCCAAGagggtttttattattttttgtgagtGGTTTGCTTTATGTAATTTTTCAAAATGCACACATCAAGAAACCTacctaaaaataatttgcattttataaCTTTTGGATGTTTGTGGTATGGCGGTTTACAATACCTGGTGATATTTTTACACATGACATCCAACATCCATGGAGAAAAAGTTAAACACATTCTACTGGATGTTTTATAAGCACTTTTATATCCACCAGGGCTCTAGTTTGGAATGAATGCAAATTCCTGCCTTCGCTGTGATTGCTCGCATGCAAATAAACATTCTACGACATCAGAGCTAAAAAATATTATCGTTTTCCTGATCGAAGCACCTAAAGCAGATTCAGCCATTCAACAGAATAAGGCAAAAGGAatgctttttatgtttgttttcacTGGAACAACTATTTTTCTGCCAAACACAAAGATTAGTGACTTCACTTATCAGTTcgtaaaatcatattttttcccccagaaaCATTTAAGTAAACGCAGAGTCCTGCAGAAGAGGAAGCTTTGTCTCAATTCATACAACAATAAAACAGGATCCTGTTTCTAATAAACCACACAGACCTTGCTTTCTAAAAACCTTCGTAAAACTGTAGAAAACAAATTCTACAACTACAACATACAAACAGGTACAACTATGCAAATCTTGCCTTGAAAAACATGGCTACAATCATGCAAAATTGGAATTGGGATAAAGCCTCTCAGACAAAGACGTGGGAGAGGGTGGGGACACTAACAACAGGTTTTTTGTGTTTGGAGAAAATGGAGTAGTAACACTGAAAAGATTACTTTTCGAATGACTGGATAAATGCTTGTACAGGCTTGTTCCgaaacaaaacaatgaaaaataagtcCCTTCATATATTATATTGTTTAGTAAAATGTTCTTATTCAGGATGCTTATAACTTCATGTATTTTTATAGTGGTTTAACAGCTTAACATATGATCAAGAAGGTTCATCACAGATTGTACAGCACATAAGACTTGTGCTTTAATTCCAGTGGGCCTTGCGCATTGGTGAGCCCACTGAGAATAATTGAAACACAGAATGACTGAAATAGTAGCAGGTGCCATTTGTAAACCCTTGATGCCATTTTGCATATGCAAATCTGTGTTCTCCCCCACCCCACTATCGCTGTTTCAGTGTCCTCCATTACAAACTGTATGGCCAAGATGGGGGCTGCCTGCTGAAAACTGTCACAGTTGCAGAAAACTTTAAAACCGCCCAAGAAAGCAGCAGCAGACGGTGGAAGTTGTGCCGAGGGCGATCCCGAAATGACTGGGGCACCCTCATCAAGAGAGCTTCTATATGATGATCACAAAGTAAATATGCATACAAAACAAAGGTAAATGTGCAAGAACTAATCGCCCACATAACTGCCCATCTGTTTTATAACAgattcttccagttcagggaaagccagagcctgtcctggcaagcaattggcacaaggcagggtacaccggcacagggcagacacagacagacacacacacaccagtgctcccagaagccaactaaccttCCAGTAGGTctctggactgcgggaggaactAAGGGATGACACTTATGCAAGCGcagaaaaaacatacaaactccatgcagacagtgTCCTAAGGCCCCAGcgttgcaaggcagcaatgctaaactcTGCGCCGCTTTATTTCAAAACTCTCCATCTGTAAAATAGATAGATGTGCCGTTTTGAGAGTATTGATTTCAACCACCTTGCCAGAACAGGCCTTGCAGGAATACCCTGTGTTTCTGGGGACTCTCTGAATAGTTCTGGAACTTCCCAGAACTCTAAGTGAGATCGGCTGGCTGAGATCCCTTAACGTGAAACCCAGCACTGAAAGAATCTCCATAGTGTAAGTTTTAAACTACTACTATGGCAGCCACAACATTTTGTTAAAGCACTTTGAACACACacctttttaaacaaatgatctTCCATAAACGTGCTGCATGTGGCTCACTTACCAACTCAAAAATTCCTTTTAACAGATCACAGGGAACATCACCGAAATCGCATGCCCATCTTGGGGTTGGGGGTTAGCAGAGTTATGTTTATATAGAAGACGACACTATTTATGGACTTTAAAAAAACTCTTGTAGAATAAATTCGAACCTACAGTTTACGCTGTAAAAAGGAGAGGGTTCGGGGGGGAGACATTTTTGCTACAAAGGCCTTGACAACCTTGTTGATCGGGAGCGTTTGTTGTCGAAATCGTTTAATCGTTTCGCCGTCACGAAACTAGAGCGGTTTTGGAATTCGGGGTAGAAGTACAAacgaaaaaacacacatttccgGAAATCAGTAACCGTCAACAGAAGGAATGTTGTTCCCCCACCTTCTTTGCAAATAGTCCGATCCCCACATTAATCTCACCGCAGCCCATTTACACCCGTACAACTAAATGGCGTAAAAGGAACGACATCTTACAGCGCACATATATTTCACTTTTGATGTATATACCGGACTTTCCACCCCATCTTCTAGtgagcacaaaaaaaaagaaaaaaaaacatactactGTTATAAAGTGTACTCCAAGTACTTTTATTTTGCCCTGTAAAAAGGGAAGTAACGAAATTGCTTATGTCCtaattattaaaatgtcttCTAGACACGTCTGCTAGCCTGAACTTCATGTTCCTTTCAATTTACAGTACACttctcatatatatatatagtccaGAATACCCCCCCAAACATGTGATAAACTGTCCCGGATACAGGAAACGAATTATTTACGTTTTATAATGGACTTATAAAACTAAATACTTAAGTATGTGGAAATAAATGAGTATACAAACTACTATAAAGCATAgatcccaattattttgttGTCATGTTGTTAGCTCAGTGCGTGCCATATTAACTTTAAGGTTAGTACTCATTGCTAAGAAGTATTTGCAAATATCAACGGCCAATAACGTCTCAGGTAAATAAATAGGCCTGAGATGCACCAGACTACAGACAGCACCTGACAGCAAGAACTACTTGTTTGCCAACTGCAGACGTGTTGCGTGCTGACAGACGAGTCTTTTGACGACTGATCCAACGAAAGGGGGGGCTCGGAAATTGGGGTCTTCCATCTGCCAGCTCAAGACGTGTGGCGACAGGTCAccacaagttaaaaaaaagcaatgaagGACACACCGTGGCGAGAatgaattattttcctttttttttttacaggagcgctgtgggtaaaaaaaaaaaatcacaaatgaaAATGTAGATTTACTCCTCTTAAAAAAATCCAATTGTGCTGACAGCTGTTGTATTCGTCCTCTGCCTATCGACTACGTATAGAAAATCAATACCCCGTCGATAAATGCAATCGATTACAGCTCTTTGATCTTAGATCTTTGAGCGAGATTCATCTGCACATGTGTTTGCTGTAGATTTCGTTTTGCCAATATCTCCCCATCCCCCAGGCTCAAATGTTTCTCTAAACGTAAATGGCTCCAAAACATCCTTTTAGAATTAGCATGTTTTACGCAGTTAGAGATCTTGGGTCCTGGATAATTTCTGCTCGGTGTCTTCGGCCCTAGACACAGAGTCATTCTATACTCCACAGCGATCGATATCACTTTAATTCACCACCGAGAGCTTGGCTCATGGTTTGCCTACCTTAACTTTAAACTTCCTCGTTAAGAAAATAGCCGTGCCCACCcgacaacaaaaacatttactttttccACGCTAAATTTACAAACATCTGTAAACGTTTGGCACGTTCCGTGCGTTGTTTTTACTAGTAGTCAAGCAAATTTCGatactgtcaatgaaaaatgtggATTAAACACCCTCGCAGATCAAGAGCACCGACACAGAAATGAAAGGCTACTTTAACCTTTCCCCTTTTCGTGCAGTGGAAGAAACCTTGCAAACAAGACGCCCTCCATTTTTACCGTAATATGGACCCATCTCAGTTAAAAGATGTGCTTATTTTGCTCTCACGATTTTGTTACAATAATTATTGTTTAAATGTAGACGTGCTTGAACAACTCCGAGAatatgtttcatttcacacaagCAGTCATTAATTCATACCGCATAAACAATTCTCAGGAGTCCGACCCAATACATATCGCAGCCGATACAGAAACAGCTCACTTACTTTTCTGCGGCTTATTCCAATTTTTCATCTCAACACATCGACCGAGGTATATTTACAGTCTAAATAACAATTTCCAcacttttatgttttaaaaatcgaAAATgttctgattggagaaaaaaaaactcagctgCATTTTAAAAGGTTTCAAATCCAGGATATCGCTCTCTTAACGAATGAGGTGGCATGCATTCGGCTGACATCTAAATAGTAATGTGAATGTACTTACAGATATTTGAAACAAATTTAAAGCGCCCCTTTTCAGATAATATCACAAGCCGACACGTGTGTTTCAAAATAGGGATTCGGACACTTATCATTCGAAAAAAACATTCGTTCTTCCAATTAGCCCACTTGAAAACAGATGGTGTTTAAATCGCGTTTCGACTCtatttttttggggaaaaaaacgatTGATGTTAAATATCACAGTGAACAAATTCAATGATTTCTAAGTCAACTTTTAAGTAGCCTCAACTTGAAAGAAAGACATCAAGATGACCAAACTTGTTTACCCTGTTCGCAAAACTCTCAACCCGTGTAAAACAAATTAACTGGAAGATGAAGTTTCGGGAGAATTAGCTACAATAAaacgctttttaaaaataaaaccgcAAGGCAAGCCAGAGATCTCAAATATTCGTTTACATATCAGTTATTTGGACACCTACCACAATGCATGGATCAAAGCAAGCAGTTATAATTTTCAAACCCCTCTCGTTACAAATTAAAGGAACACGGAGAGATATTACACagctttgaagtttttttttccaagccgAATTGagtagggggaaaaaaaacttaccaAACTAGCTTCCGTTTTGTTTTAGTACTCTTAGGAACCGGAAGAAACATTCCTGTTTTTCCTGCGCCCTCCGCTCGCTCCTGCTCTGCTGTAacacatatatatatgtatgtatgctGCTATTTTGTTAATATCATTGCCATACGATTACATACCTCTTATTCGTTTTCGAAGTATGGCTTGATTTAGAAGTAACATTGTATCCTTGCCTAATCTAAGGCGTGCTCACGGTTGGCGAGACAAATCATTGGTTGACAAATAGCAATCAGATGCAAATTCCTAACCTCTGATTCAGCGGGGCCGGCCTCCCCCAGCGAAAGGGATCGTCGGCAAAACGCCACCTTCAGCTGTCCGGCTGAACATGGACGTCAGATGCACAATGGCGCAAGGCGCCGAGAGCAACGTGTGCGCTAAGCTGTCCTGTCGCTTCTTAGGCGCTTTTCACGGCCGCTTGTTTTCCCCACGTGTCTCGCTGAGCAAGGTCCTTCCTCCCCGGGTCGAAGCCACACAGTTTGGCGAcgacccccccccaaaaaaaagacaGTGGCCCCCTGTTCCCACTCCGCAATCACACGCTCGCAGGCCGGCAAGGGACTTGGCAGACATTCCCTAGATCGATACGCTATGTCCCCGGTGCTCTTTGGAGATGGTCCCTGCCGCGGCGCTCCCGGTATAGGTGGGTGTGTGCAGACGAGTCACACTCGGCACGACCGATGGACGAAGGATGGGAGAGAAAATCGCCAGGGCAAATTTCACCTGCTCTTCTCGTACGTTTGGCCAGCTTAGGCAAACGGTTTATAAATGATTTGGCGCCCTGTTTGTGGCAACAAGAGTAAGGCCTCGAGGGAGTGCTTTCGGTTAGGTGCATCAATATGTAAAAACGACCGGCTTTGCTGAAGTAGATTTCATTAAGTATTCTCGGAGGGTGGCATCTTTTATTTAGTCAGCGTGTTTCACAAGGTCTTTTTAAGGTTACAGCCACATGCACCTCAATGGAGCCTGCGAACCGGTGCTGAAGTGGTTTGTCGCACTGAAGTCGAAACGGCGGCCGTTTCACTCGTTTTCCAGCGTGGCGTGAACCTTCAGGGTGCTCCGACTGGGTGCTTTGGAATACCTGTTCTGCAAGAGTTCTGTGACTTTGTGTGAAAGGTGCGAATTATTCACGTCCCGCGCTTACATTTACAGAAGAAGTAGGAGGCAGGTGCCAAGGGCATTTTCAAACGTGTCTCCATCGCAGCCGAGGTGCTCTGTGGCTGGATGCAGTCGGTGAGCTGCTCTGAAAGAGGAAGGATGCTGCTGGTTTTCGCTCCGGCGCTGTggtccctgcgagaatcgcctgTTCGTCTTCTACCAGCGCACGCTGATGGCGGCGCTATAAATAGTGGGTTCCACGGCCAGGCATAGTTGATGCATTTCAGTCGAGCCTGCGAAATATGAATCAGGCTTTACTGCCAAAGTGCCGTGGCTGCTTTGAAATGCCGATAAATTCTTGCAGCCGGGGTCGACTTCTTACAGACCGGCCGAGACAACGACCAAAAACACCAGCTGGGTGTTTGCTCTCTTGCGGTGCTACCTGTCCCAGAGCCGACATCGCGTAGGCGGTTGTAGACTGGCTATATCAACCTGATAATCCACCCTATCTGCGGCCAGTGTGAATGTACCGCAGCACAGCGAGGAGGCAGCACAACTGCACCGATCAGATACCTTCTTTTTGAATACCAGAGAACATCATACCCTAACGTCAGATCTGAAGAGATCACGCAACTGGTTTTCATAATTGTACAACCAAGACATTGTACGTTAGCAGAGCGGAAACAGTGCGAAATGTATAACCGGGTTATTTTGATGTAGTTAGAAATTTTGCTGCTGGACGCAGAGACATTAAAGCTGTTAattggtgtactgtatatccaacgTTAGGGAAAGTAAGTTTTAAGACACTCGAAGACAGATTTCAGATGACAgaggacaaaaaaaacatgagcaCAAATGACGCCAATaaagtttttcttaaaataagaaaaatggcaCTTTGTTTCTTATAATTTCACATTCTGTCATCACAATCAAAATATTGAGCTTTAGTAAGTGGAAAAAAATTGTCAGCTCTGAGTGATATTAATCTacatatataatattaaaacGTTTAATATTAAATCTCTTAATATTCATTTACTTGCGATGCAATAATTTAGAGTAATAATACACCTCACCATTAATTCTACTATCAATTATTAAGCAATggcaatgtttattttacaatacaaCCGATACACAGCTATGTCCTCAAACGCCAATACCACTCCATATTTAGTATGGTATAGCGTAACTAGATGTAGGAGTTTAATTTTATAGCCGATTTAATAGCCTTCAATAATACAAAATCTATGACGGAATATTCGGTAAATTTGTCTAGAAAGCTACATTTACTTACCAACTTATCAAATGACTGCTTTAAAGTGAGAATTTAGCTGTTAGTGATGCATTTTCAAGCTTGGATTCACGCGGACACTGGACACACTTCGGTTACACAGCCAAAAGAAGCGGTGATTGTTATGAAGCagccttgttttttaaaaaaacacttttattttagTTCTTCCAACTAGGATCCCATACCGTGAATTAAACGCACAGTACTGTATTGTATGACAGAGTCCTCTAGTGGTCATATGGGGGTATAACAGCGTACCGAACCTTGAGAGAAGTATGATTCCGTAGTGGATTTCATTACCGTaaagtaattcaacaaaataattaattaattgcttacacttatatagcgcttttctggacactccactcaaagcgctttacagttaatggggatcccttccaccaccaccgatgtgcagcatccacctggatgatgcgacggcagccatagtgtgccagaatgctcaccacacatcagctatcagtggggaggagagcagagtaatgaagccaattcatagagttCTGTACctggtgggagacctcctgggaaagctaaggttgctgctggaagaggtgttagtgggaccagcagggggcgctcaccttgcgGTCTGTGTTTCCTAATGCGccggtatagtgatggggacactatactgtaaaaaaaagcgccatcctttggatgagacctaaaaccgaggtcctgacattaaaaatcccagagcatttctaaaaaaaaatagggGTTTAAACCTCGATGTCCTACCCTAAtatccccctggcctttaccaatcatggcctcctaacaatccccatctctgaactggcttcatcattctgctctcctccccactgagagctgatggatgttgagagtactggtgcactctggctgccctcacatcatccaggtgggggctacatattgggggtggtggaggggatccccattacctgtaaagcgctttaaatgGAGTGTCCCGAAAAGTGCAAGGATTGTTATTTTTATACACCAGAACTCTAAGGAAAGAAACAAGATGGAGATCACAGAATCCCAGTGGATTTGAGACAAGGCACAGCTGATCCACAGGTGACAAATTCCTGCCCCCTCAGGAACGAGACCTGTCACTTTTAAAAATTTTTTAGTGCCTCTGCCAACCCTTGCGAAAACTGGCGAgctcaaaaaaaaaattgtcactGAAGTAGCTGAGAACATTTCTTGGCCTTTGCAGAAGGACACAACCAGGGTGGGAGAACTCAAAGAGGAGATgctggtgtgtgtgcgtgtgcgtgtgtgtagGGGGGGATATTGCCGCCCCTAGGACCCAGAGGAGACGAAATGCATCTCGGCATTGGCATTGCCTCGTGGAGCTggggccacagccacacgcTGCTTGAAGACGCAGGGGAACGCCCTCTTGAAGGCCTTGCGGAAGCTGGCGCCCATGAAGGCGTAGACGATGGGGTTGACGCAGGAGTTGGCGTAGGACATGCAGTGCGCCCAGATCTTCAGCTTGTAGGTGGAGTAGCTGTGCTGGAACTGGGGGCTGAAGGCCTGCACCAGGATGTAGAACTGGATGGGACCCCAGCACACGGTGAACAGCAGCACCATCACGGCCACCATGCGCGAGATCTTGGTTCTTGTGGCCTCTGAGCGCTCCGCCAGGAACTGCAGTTGAGGGAGAGGTGAGGGAGTTAGAGGCGAAAGCAGGGGGAGAGATCGGAGCTCTTGCATTTCCTGCATGAAGTCTGGGCTGCAAGATCTGTGCTGTGTCCGATTGCCCAAACCACTTTAAGCAGGGAGCTGCGacagtatgcgtaggctgcaaaggaacaaaaaaaggtttattccattctgaaaagagagggaaaaaaaacagaacgttTCACCTGTGGAGGTCAGGGTGTCAATGACACATGATGAAGGCCCCatcagccgaaacgttgcgtttcttttcttctcttttcagcatggaataaaacttgtTCCATCAGAACACTTTGTAAGCTGGTTTTAGTCTCAGACATCAGAAGGCAAGGAACTTAACCCGTGCCAATTCCATGCAGCCATCCAGTCATTTTCTATCAGCCTCTTCCAGTCAGGGTTTTTGGGGAacctgagcctatcccagcaagccacGGGTGTAAGGCAAGACACACCCTGGGCAAGACGCCAGCCCAACACAGAGCAGACAGACGCTCGCAccaggtgggaggaaaccggagcacctggaggacacCCACACGAACGCAAGGAGACAGCAACCCAAATCccaaattgaacccagggccccagagcctGCGGGGCAGCAATACTTAATGCCACTTCTTTTATTTACCAATCGCAGCCCCCTCCTTAGCAAGAAAGCTAAAATATGCTCCTTATGCAGGGGTTTGCCATTTTGGATGAAACGATCAGAGCAATATTTCTTTAACAAAAACGAGTCATTCTGGAATCGGAGACTGCACATATGGAGGCAAAATTTAAGGACATTTTGCAGAGTCTTTTGCCGTCATGATCAGGTAGTTCAACCCTCAGCAAACCAAGGAGGAGAAGcaaaaagaacagtaaaaaCCAGATATCACACAAAACCCGAAACGAGAAACACGTAtgatatcttattttttaaagccaCTGAGTTTCCTGACTTGCACAGCAGTCACCTGGTTGTTATCTGTGGGCTCCACAGCTGGGCGGCTCATCTGGTAGAGCATGGCAACGTAGCACATGCAGATGGTGAGCAAGGGCAGCAGGTAGACACCCAGGAAGTTATAGAGGATGAAGGCTTTCTCGTGGGCGACGGTGGGGAAGCTTTCAGTGCAGTAGACCTGCGGTCCATACCACTCTCCCTCCGTGATGCTGCTGTACACAGGCACTGGCACCGACACCAGGAAAGAACCTGGTTTAAAAacacgagagagaaacaatTAACCCAGGAGCGTTCAGCCTGTTCCCTCTTGAGGGCTTCTTCCCACATATTACTCCCACAGTTCATCCTTCATCAGCGAAGTTTCCTACTCCTCTGCGGTGCcgtttgcatgtacagtaaaccACATTCTTCATAGTCAGAGCATGAGTGCCGCATCCCAGAGGTACCCAACCATTGGCAATGCTCCTGTTTGTGCTGCACTTCCTAAGAGGATCCCTATCTGACTGATCAGTGCTCTGCTTATCACACAACATACAGCCTGGGCTGTCATCAGTTGCATGatttcaagtagggagctgtgtcagcatgcgtttcagctctggagccttcttcacacagtACACGCGGAGAACAAAGAGAATAcccagagagcaccccaggaaatgaacccagggccccacgcCTGCGAGAGAGCAATGCTAAACACCGCAGCACCGTACCGCCCCCTTCGTTTCAACAACCTGAAAACCCCCACGGGGCCACGGCATGCGGATGGCGCTCACCTATCCAGATACCCAGGCTTACGGTGGCGGCCGTCCTCGCCGTTCTGCGGCGCAGGGAGCTGAGAGGAAACACGGTGACGTACCAGCGATCCACGCCCAGTGCCATCAGGGTCACACAAGTAGCCTGAGCCGATACCTGAAACACACACGGATCAACAAGGGGGCGGCCGTCTCGCTCTTTCGGACTCAAAAACGTTTGGGCGTTTCAAGGAACGGTCTCGGTAGACACAAAGACTGACGCCAGGGGGAAAATGCCATCGACGCTTTAAGTCAGCTTGATGGAGATGTAGTTACTACAGCACCGCAAAAAGCAAAGTCGGACTAAAAAAACAAGCTAGGTCaggtgcgtcagcatgcgtagtctgcaaaggaacaagtaagaggtttattccatgctgaaaagaccaGGTGAGTcttctgaagaaggcttcacagccgaaacgttgcgtttcctctcttttctttccagcatggaataaacctgttacttgttcctaaaaaaaacaacttacgCTCCAGAGAAAGAGTCGCTCTCACCTGCTGGATGTAGCTGACGAACTTGCACATGAACTCGCCGAAGACCCAGCTGGGCAGGGGGTATAGCGCAGCGGTGAACGGCACGCAGCACACCAGGAAAATGATGTCCGTGGTGGCCAGGTTAGCTGGGGAACGCGGAATTCAAAAGGCACGCATCATTCACGGCAAGGACTCGGCACTAGCCTGCTACAATGCTCCTGGTGGCAACCGACCAACTACCGGATTAAATCCTGTGAAAGCTGTGTGAACGGGACTGTACCGGACCGCGATAACAGCATGTCGAACATTTTAACAagaccaacaaaaaaaaactaagaaacaacaaagaatacagagaaaaacctaaaaagcaacaaaatccaactgcaactcataactggcagcccactggagctcagtaggtgtgagctggtgtgtggtgagtgtactggtgcactctggctgctgctGCATCATCCAAGTTGGTGCTACACattgggggtggtggaggggatccccattacccataaagcgctttaaaatgCAGTGTCCcgaaaaatgaaatacaagtgtacggaattattattattaaaacacagaaaaaaacaacagccagACAAAGAAAATGC contains:
- the LOC102685477 gene encoding G-protein coupled receptor 54-like, with the translated sequence MSEAGEGCGSRCPSVLNESCASALPCWNGTAALRPPLLVDAWLVPLFFALLMAVGLAGNSLVIHVISKHKKMRTATNFYIANLATTDIIFLVCCVPFTAALYPLPSWVFGEFMCKFVSYIQQVSAQATCVTLMALGVDRWYVTVFPLSSLRRRTARTAATVSLGIWIGSFLVSVPVPVYSSITEGEWYGPQVYCTESFPTVAHEKAFILYNFLGVYLLPLLTICMCYVAMLYQMSRPAVEPTDNNQFLAERSEATRTKISRMVAVMVLLFTVCWGPIQFYILVQAFSPQFQHSYSTYKLKIWAHCMSYANSCVNPIVYAFMGASFRKAFKRAFPCVFKQRVAVAPAPRGNANAEMHFVSSGS